GTAATTTTCTTCTCAGGATTTATGGCTCTGTTAGAGAATATCGGCATTATCCAAAAAATTGTGGATGTTTTTGCAAAGCTATTTTTCTGGACAATGCGCTTAAGTGGAGCGGAGTCCTTAAGTGGTGCGGCAAATATTTTTGTGGGAATTGAGGCAGCGATCGTGGTCAAGCCTTATTTAGCAAAGATGACTCGTAGTGAACTATGTGCGATTTTAGCTTGCTGCTTTGGCACTGCGGCTTCTTCTACCTTGGCGATTTACACTAGTTTTTTGCGCCCTGTTTTTCCAAATATCTTAGGTCACTTGGTTTCAGCTTCGATTATTGCGATCCCCGCTTGTTTTGTGTTGTCAAAAATCCTTGTGCCTGAAACAGGTGTACCTCTGACGATGGGTGGAATACCCAAGGAAGATAAGTCTAAGAAACCAGATGAAGATGGCGAACTCGAAAATGCGGGTGGCGAAACCATGAAGCGGATGAGTCCCATGGATGCCACAATTATTGGCGCTTTGGATGGCTTGAAAATGGCGGCTTCGATCGCCGCTATCTTAATCTTGATCGTGGGTTTAGTCGATTTAATCAATCAACTTTTTGCTTCGCTTGCCACTGTCAGCGATATTTTCAAGGTAGTTAACCTGCCAAACATCCAAGGGGCTTTATTTTATCCTTTGACTTTACTGACGGGTGTATCACTTGATGATTCTTGGACAGCCTCGGTCATCATCGGTCGGCGCTTGCTAGAGACAGCGATCCCACCCTATCAAGCTCTAGCTCAAGCCTCAAAAGATGGATTAATTAGCGATCGCACCGTGATTATTGTTAGCTATGCTTTATCAGGCTTTGCTCATTTAGCCTCTGTGGGAATTTTCGTAGGTGGCACGATCGCCTTGATTCCTTCTCGTCGCCGCGATATTTCTGATCTGGGTTGGAAGGCTCTGTTTGTAGGGACTTTGGCAACTTTGATGATCTCTTGTATTGCGGGTGTATTTGACGATGGCAGTCCTAGCATTTTAGGGGAGAAGAAAAAAGCTGAACCAGCACAGGTTAAGCCTCAAACACCAGCTTTACCGACTTCCCCACCTAAAGCTACCCCTAGTCCTTTAAGTCCTTTACCAAATAATGCCATTCCTTCGCCTAGTGCATCACCTAAAGCATCACCTAAAGCATCACCTGCTTTACCAACCACACGTTAAAAAA
This genomic stretch from Pseudanabaena galeata CCNP1313 harbors:
- a CDS encoding nucleoside transporter C-terminal domain-containing protein, which gives rise to MTYLNFVSFFGIFGLCFIAWIFSEDRRVIPWRVIIWGIGLQLVLGFLVFQQPQTREGLQWFSDLLDGIFASADRGARFVFGPLLVPPTGREPYVLLPINPDGTCPPGQVLLDDLTSVANAAASYCTTNRLSYVFAFRALPAVIFFSGFMALLENIGIIQKIVDVFAKLFFWTMRLSGAESLSGAANIFVGIEAAIVVKPYLAKMTRSELCAILACCFGTAASSTLAIYTSFLRPVFPNILGHLVSASIIAIPACFVLSKILVPETGVPLTMGGIPKEDKSKKPDEDGELENAGGETMKRMSPMDATIIGALDGLKMAASIAAILILIVGLVDLINQLFASLATVSDIFKVVNLPNIQGALFYPLTLLTGVSLDDSWTASVIIGRRLLETAIPPYQALAQASKDGLISDRTVIIVSYALSGFAHLASVGIFVGGTIALIPSRRRDISDLGWKALFVGTLATLMISCIAGVFDDGSPSILGEKKKAEPAQVKPQTPALPTSPPKATPSPLSPLPNNAIPSPSASPKASPKASPALPTTR